The following coding sequences are from one Shewanella violacea DSS12 window:
- the hisS gene encoding histidine--tRNA ligase: MAKQIQAIRGMNDILPTQSPLWQKLEAVLRETVSAYGYSEIRTPIVESTDLFKRSIGEVTDIVEKEMYTFDDRNGDSLTLRPEGTASTVRAGNQHGLLYNQEQRLWYMGPMFRHERPQKGRYRQFNQFGVEVYGIGTADVDAEVLMLSARLWEKLGITDHVTLELNTLGDPAERATYREALIAYLEQFKEQLDEESQRRMYTNPLRVLDTKNPEVQALLVDAPELMDYLGEETRAHFSHLCELLDAVGIKYVINPRLVRGLDYYNRTVFEWVTTSLGSQGTVLAGGRYDGLVEQLGGKNTPAVGFAMGLERIVLMLETLELTDDIPATVDVYVTAMGDASKVEAIKIAQALRTELPGLRVMSHCGGGNFKKQMKRADKSGALIALVIGEDELASNQVAVKYLREKKEQALVARDGLATYIAELI; encoded by the coding sequence GTGGCAAAACAGATCCAAGCGATTCGCGGAATGAACGATATTCTGCCTACCCAAAGCCCTCTATGGCAAAAACTAGAAGCTGTACTCCGTGAAACTGTGAGTGCCTACGGGTATAGTGAGATCCGTACTCCCATCGTTGAGAGTACAGACCTTTTTAAGCGTTCGATTGGTGAAGTCACCGATATTGTCGAAAAAGAGATGTATACCTTTGATGACAGAAACGGTGACAGCTTAACCCTACGTCCTGAAGGCACAGCCTCAACCGTACGTGCGGGTAATCAACACGGTTTACTTTATAACCAAGAGCAACGCCTTTGGTATATGGGTCCTATGTTTAGGCATGAGCGACCACAGAAAGGGCGTTACCGTCAATTTAATCAGTTTGGTGTCGAAGTTTATGGCATTGGAACAGCGGATGTAGATGCTGAAGTTCTGATGCTTTCTGCTCGCCTGTGGGAGAAGCTGGGGATCACAGACCATGTGACTCTAGAGTTAAACACTTTAGGCGATCCTGCCGAGCGTGCCACATATCGTGAAGCGCTAATTGCTTATCTTGAGCAGTTTAAAGAGCAGCTTGATGAAGAAAGTCAGCGCCGTATGTATACCAATCCGCTGCGCGTGTTGGATACAAAGAACCCAGAGGTACAAGCACTTCTAGTTGATGCACCTGAGTTGATGGATTATCTTGGCGAAGAAACTCGTGCACATTTTTCACATTTATGTGAACTCTTAGACGCGGTTGGCATCAAATACGTCATTAACCCACGTTTAGTTCGTGGTTTAGATTATTATAATCGCACCGTTTTTGAGTGGGTAACGACAAGTTTGGGCTCTCAGGGTACCGTGCTTGCCGGTGGTCGTTATGACGGATTGGTCGAACAGTTAGGCGGTAAAAACACCCCAGCTGTCGGTTTTGCTATGGGTCTAGAGCGCATAGTCTTGATGTTAGAGACGCTGGAGCTGACTGATGATATTCCTGCTACTGTCGATGTATATGTCACCGCCATGGGCGATGCGAGTAAAGTTGAAGCGATTAAAATCGCCCAGGCACTTCGCACCGAGTTACCTGGTTTGAGAGTGATGAGCCATTGTGGTGGTGGAAACTTCAAGAAACAGATGAAACGCGCAGATAAGAGTGGTGCACTCATCGCCTTAGTTATCGGTGAAGATGAACTGGCCAGTAACCAAGTCGCGGTTAAATATCTGCGTGAAAAGAAAGAACAAGCTTTAGTTGCTCGTGACGGATTAGCAACTTATATCGCGGAACTGATTTAA
- the ispG gene encoding flavodoxin-dependent (E)-4-hydroxy-3-methylbut-2-enyl-diphosphate synthase: MYNENPIIRRASTRIYVGNVPIGDGAPIAVQSMTNTRTTDVAATVAQINALENVGADIVRVSVPTMDAAEAFKLIKQQTNIPLIADIHFDYRIALQVAEYGVDCLRINPGNIGNEERIRSVVECARDKNIPIRIGINGGSLEKDLMDKYKEPTPAALLESAMRHVDILDRLNFDQFKVSVKASDVFLAVEAYRLLAKQIVQPLHLGITEAGGARAGSVKSAVGLGMLLAEGIGDTLRISLAADPIEEIKVGFDILKSLRIRSRGINFIACPSCSRQEFDVIATVNELERRLEDIVTPMDVSIIGCVVNGPGEALVSDIGLTGGHRKSGYFNAGVRQKERFDNDNIVDSLEAKIRAKASMINDRIPAKDLSK, translated from the coding sequence ATGTACAACGAAAACCCGATAATAAGACGTGCTTCTACCCGTATCTATGTTGGAAATGTTCCCATAGGTGATGGTGCGCCAATAGCTGTTCAGTCGATGACCAATACTCGAACGACTGATGTTGCAGCTACGGTGGCTCAGATCAATGCTCTTGAAAATGTCGGCGCCGATATAGTGCGTGTTTCGGTGCCTACCATGGATGCCGCCGAAGCGTTTAAGTTGATTAAACAGCAAACTAATATCCCTTTGATTGCCGATATTCATTTCGATTATCGTATCGCACTTCAAGTGGCAGAATATGGCGTAGATTGTCTGCGTATTAATCCGGGTAATATAGGCAACGAAGAGCGTATTCGCAGTGTTGTCGAGTGTGCACGGGACAAGAATATTCCTATCCGCATAGGTATCAATGGCGGTTCGTTAGAAAAAGACTTGATGGATAAGTACAAGGAGCCGACGCCGGCAGCCTTGCTAGAATCCGCTATGCGTCATGTGGATATCTTAGATAGACTCAATTTCGATCAGTTTAAAGTCAGTGTCAAAGCTTCCGATGTGTTCTTAGCCGTGGAAGCCTATCGTTTACTGGCTAAACAAATCGTACAACCTCTTCACTTGGGGATCACCGAAGCCGGTGGTGCCAGAGCCGGTTCGGTAAAATCTGCCGTCGGCCTAGGCATGCTATTAGCCGAAGGCATAGGTGATACCTTACGTATCTCCTTGGCCGCCGATCCTATCGAAGAGATCAAGGTCGGTTTCGACATCTTGAAATCATTGCGTATTCGTTCCCGTGGTATCAACTTCATTGCGTGCCCGTCATGCTCGCGTCAAGAGTTCGATGTTATCGCTACAGTGAATGAGCTTGAACGACGTTTAGAAGATATCGTCACGCCCATGGATGTGTCTATCATAGGTTGTGTGGTAAACGGCCCGGGTGAAGCTCTGGTATCAGACATAGGTCTGACGGGCGGTCATCGCAAGAGTGGTTATTTCAATGCTGGTGTGAGACAGAAAGAGCGTTTCGATAATGACAACATAGTCGACTCTTTGGAAGCCAAGATTCGAGCTAAAGCCTCTATGATTAACGACAGAATTCCAGCCAAAGATCTCAGCAAATAA
- the bamB gene encoding outer membrane protein assembly factor BamB: protein MKSWCKTLVACSLSIGLLSACSSSDVEEEPISPLPSIEASVFPEVSWSATVGSGVGDYYSRLRPAARYDKIYVADRYGQVVAFDEETGAKVWSKDFSSAFKDNILAKNKGAKLAAGVTVARDMVFIGGESGLLGALDAETGEKVWSALASGELLSAPTVAEDIVVVNTSSGSLEAFKIEDGEKLWTYKSKLPTLTLRGTGSANYEAGGFFVGTADGKIAVVIKNNGQAAWEQAIYTPKGGNEFTRMSDVDMQPLVVGKNLYAVSFNGNLVSMELRTGRIVWSRKYSSFHELADSGVNLFLVDDHSRIYSVDKRNGLETWSNIELTNRNLTSPAVFKGYLVVGDFEGYLHFIDKSTGEVVGRVEVDSSGLYSQPLVVGDSIYVQTRGGKVARITLP, encoded by the coding sequence ATGAAGTCTTGGTGCAAAACACTAGTCGCATGTAGTCTGAGCATAGGTTTGTTATCTGCCTGTTCATCTAGCGATGTTGAAGAAGAGCCAATAAGCCCACTGCCTAGTATCGAAGCAAGCGTATTTCCTGAAGTAAGCTGGAGTGCGACTGTTGGTAGCGGTGTCGGTGATTATTATTCACGCCTTCGTCCGGCAGCCAGGTATGACAAGATTTACGTTGCTGATAGATATGGTCAAGTCGTCGCCTTCGATGAAGAGACTGGAGCTAAGGTTTGGAGCAAAGATTTTAGCTCGGCATTTAAAGATAATATCTTGGCCAAGAACAAAGGCGCTAAACTAGCCGCTGGAGTCACAGTCGCCAGAGACATGGTCTTTATCGGCGGTGAAAGTGGTCTACTCGGTGCCTTAGATGCAGAAACTGGTGAAAAAGTATGGTCTGCCTTAGCCAGTGGTGAGCTACTTTCAGCCCCAACGGTTGCTGAAGACATAGTAGTGGTCAATACTAGCTCAGGAAGTTTAGAAGCATTTAAAATCGAAGATGGTGAAAAGTTATGGACTTATAAGTCTAAGCTGCCGACTTTGACTCTTCGCGGTACAGGTTCAGCTAACTACGAAGCCGGTGGTTTCTTCGTAGGTACTGCCGACGGCAAGATTGCCGTAGTGATCAAAAACAATGGTCAGGCTGCCTGGGAACAAGCTATTTACACGCCAAAAGGTGGTAATGAGTTTACCCGTATGTCCGATGTTGATATGCAGCCCTTGGTCGTTGGTAAAAACCTATATGCAGTTAGCTTTAACGGTAATTTAGTTTCAATGGAGCTTAGAACCGGACGTATTGTTTGGTCGCGTAAGTATTCAAGTTTCCATGAATTAGCTGATTCAGGTGTGAACCTGTTTCTAGTAGATGACCATAGCCGTATCTATTCAGTAGACAAACGTAATGGTTTAGAGACTTGGAGCAATATTGAATTAACTAATCGTAATTTAACCTCTCCAGCCGTCTTTAAAGGTTATCTTGTTGTTGGTGACTTTGAGGGTTACCTGCACTTCATAGATAAGTCGACCGGAGAAGTCGTTGGCCGCGTCGAAGTGGACAGTTCTGGCTTATATAGTCAGCCCTTGGTTGTCGGTGATAGCATTTATGTTCAGACTCGCGGCGGAAAAGTTGCTAGAATAACGCTTCCGTAA
- the pilW gene encoding type IV pilus biogenesis/stability protein PilW, which yields MMQGLLRLTPLLILSTSLLTGCVSERVYTGTDIPVAERTFDNVAAAKQRAQLGLTYLQRGNSAQAKFNLNKALKFAPNIEAVNVSMAHYYQFVGELDIAETYYRKAIVSTDATGDGMNNFGVFLCQQKKYEESEKVFLKAIKLPKYTRASASYENLGICSRKAGNLEKAQKYFRMALKYDPRRQVSLIELTEINVDTGDYLKARTQLLSYHRVIAESAESLTLGIKIEQGLNDLNAARKFGILLLAKFPASVEAKQYRASMQ from the coding sequence ATGATGCAAGGATTGCTAAGACTTACCCCGTTACTCATCTTGTCTACAAGCTTGTTGACTGGCTGTGTGTCTGAGCGGGTATACACAGGCACTGACATACCTGTTGCCGAGAGAACTTTTGATAATGTTGCGGCCGCCAAACAGCGAGCGCAGCTCGGCCTCACGTATTTACAGAGAGGCAATAGCGCCCAAGCTAAGTTTAACTTGAATAAGGCGCTGAAATTTGCGCCTAACATCGAAGCCGTCAATGTCTCTATGGCGCATTATTACCAGTTCGTAGGTGAGCTGGATATTGCCGAGACTTATTATCGAAAGGCTATCGTAAGTACTGATGCGACCGGTGATGGTATGAACAACTTCGGTGTGTTTCTGTGTCAGCAGAAAAAGTATGAAGAATCAGAGAAGGTGTTTCTTAAGGCGATAAAACTGCCTAAATATACCCGTGCTTCAGCGAGTTATGAAAACCTAGGTATCTGTAGCCGTAAGGCTGGAAACCTTGAGAAAGCGCAGAAATATTTTAGAATGGCGCTTAAATATGATCCAAGAAGACAAGTGTCTTTAATTGAATTAACCGAGATCAACGTCGATACGGGTGACTACCTCAAAGCACGTACTCAACTCCTTAGCTATCACAGAGTTATTGCAGAGTCAGCCGAGAGTTTGACGTTGGGAATAAAAATTGAACAAGGCTTAAATGATCTAAATGCAGCAAGGAAATTTGGTATTTTACTCTTAGCTAAATTTCCTGCATCGGTCGAAGCCAAACAGTATCGAGCTAGTATGCAATAA
- a CDS encoding CNNM domain-containing protein, protein MITLITIVAVAIGVSFLCSVFEAVLLSVTPSYVAYLSQSNPEAAKRLGRQKENVESPLVSILTLNTIAHTVGAAVAGAQAAKVFGDDMLGVFSAVLTFLILFFSEIIPKTLGANHWRKLAPSVSVALLWMERFTKPLIWMSSQVTRLLGKGDNGQYIRQEMSAMAKIGHESGELDEQESKILTQMLSVKEMPVTAIMTPRTVMFSLPTSLSNKEFALRHKATPFSRIPIFDKDPDDVIGFINRNDILLEERNSPQAPIGDLKHNLVIVPETAKVLPLFQLLIKRNSKIAMVVNEYGTGEGIVTLEDIIESLLGLEIVDSNDPVTDMQQLARKLWEKRMIDKGIRLSDNGEFDSYLQTPKNRSSKN, encoded by the coding sequence ATGATCACCCTCATTACTATTGTAGCTGTCGCTATTGGAGTCTCCTTCCTTTGTAGTGTTTTCGAAGCGGTTCTGCTTTCAGTCACGCCTAGCTATGTTGCATATTTATCTCAATCTAATCCGGAAGCCGCTAAAAGACTGGGACGTCAGAAAGAAAATGTAGAGTCGCCTCTGGTTTCAATCCTGACCCTAAACACCATAGCCCACACTGTAGGTGCGGCTGTTGCCGGTGCCCAGGCCGCTAAAGTATTTGGTGATGATATGCTCGGTGTATTTTCCGCTGTGCTTACCTTCTTAATCCTGTTCTTCTCAGAGATCATCCCTAAGACCCTAGGCGCAAATCATTGGCGTAAGCTAGCCCCTAGTGTTTCGGTCGCCCTATTGTGGATGGAACGTTTCACTAAGCCGCTTATTTGGATGTCCAGCCAGGTCACCCGCCTTCTGGGCAAAGGTGATAACGGTCAGTATATCCGTCAAGAGATGAGTGCAATGGCTAAGATAGGTCATGAATCTGGTGAACTGGACGAGCAAGAATCTAAAATTTTGACCCAGATGCTGTCGGTGAAAGAGATGCCAGTGACCGCGATCATGACCCCAAGAACCGTCATGTTTAGCTTGCCGACCTCGCTATCAAATAAAGAGTTTGCATTACGTCACAAGGCCACACCGTTTAGCCGAATCCCTATTTTTGATAAAGATCCCGATGATGTCATAGGTTTTATTAATCGAAACGATATCTTGCTGGAAGAACGTAATTCGCCTCAGGCGCCTATTGGTGACTTAAAGCATAATCTGGTTATCGTGCCTGAAACGGCTAAGGTTTTACCCTTGTTTCAGCTGTTAATTAAACGCAATAGCAAGATAGCCATGGTCGTCAACGAGTACGGTACAGGTGAAGGTATTGTGACTCTGGAAGATATCATTGAGTCCCTGTTAGGACTCGAGATCGTCGACAGTAATGACCCAGTCACCGACATGCAACAACTCGCCCGTAAATTATGGGAGAAACGCATGATAGATAAAGGCATACGCCTCTCCGATAACGGTGAGTTCGACTCTTATCTGCAGACGCCAAAGAATAGATCATCCAAGAATTAG
- a CDS encoding bifunctional tRNA (adenosine(37)-C2)-methyltransferase TrmG/ribosomal RNA large subunit methyltransferase RlmN produces MSEKKINLLDLDRKGLRALFTDMGEKPFRADQLMKWIYHFGVSDFELMTNINKGLRAKLAARCEITAPQISSYQKSEDGTIKFAINVGDGQEVETVYIPEGDRATLCVSSQVGCALECTFCSTAQQGFNRNLTVSEIIGQVWRVADFIGFIKDTGERPITNVVMMGMGEPLLNLKNVIPAMDIMLDDFGFSLSKRRVTLSTSGVVPALDILGDAIDVALAVSIHAANDELRDVLVPVNKKYPLEEFLAAIRRYIAKSNANRGRVTVEYVMLDHINDSTDQAHELAKLMKDTPCKINLIPFNPYPGSPYGRSSNSRIDRFSKVLMEYGFTVIVRKTRGDDIDAACGQLAGDIRDRTKRLAKKRMQENQISVTIN; encoded by the coding sequence ATGAGTGAAAAGAAGATCAATTTATTGGATCTGGATCGTAAAGGATTGAGAGCATTATTCACCGATATGGGTGAGAAGCCGTTCCGTGCGGATCAGCTGATGAAGTGGATTTATCATTTTGGCGTCAGTGACTTCGAACTTATGACTAATATCAATAAGGGACTGAGGGCTAAACTTGCCGCGCGTTGTGAAATTACCGCGCCGCAAATATCCAGTTATCAGAAGTCAGAAGACGGCACGATTAAATTTGCCATCAATGTAGGTGATGGTCAGGAAGTTGAGACCGTGTATATCCCCGAAGGTGATAGAGCCACTCTGTGTGTGTCTTCACAAGTTGGTTGTGCGCTGGAATGCACCTTCTGTTCGACGGCTCAGCAAGGATTCAACCGTAATTTGACTGTCTCTGAAATTATCGGTCAAGTGTGGCGTGTTGCCGATTTTATCGGTTTCATCAAAGACACCGGCGAACGCCCAATCACTAATGTGGTGATGATGGGCATGGGCGAACCTCTGTTAAATCTTAAAAACGTGATTCCGGCTATGGATATCATGCTAGATGATTTTGGTTTCAGCTTGTCTAAAAGGCGCGTGACCTTGTCTACTTCGGGTGTTGTTCCAGCCTTAGATATACTTGGTGATGCCATAGATGTTGCTCTTGCTGTGAGTATTCATGCAGCCAATGATGAATTACGTGATGTCTTAGTGCCGGTTAATAAGAAGTATCCTCTTGAGGAGTTCTTAGCCGCTATTCGTCGTTATATCGCTAAGTCTAATGCTAACCGAGGTCGTGTCACTGTAGAGTATGTGATGTTAGATCACATTAACGACAGCACAGATCAGGCCCATGAGCTGGCTAAACTGATGAAAGACACCCCATGTAAGATTAATCTAATTCCATTTAATCCATATCCTGGTTCTCCATACGGTCGTTCTTCTAATTCTCGTATCGATCGTTTCTCTAAAGTCTTGATGGAATATGGCTTCACAGTCATAGTGAGAAAGACTCGTGGAGACGATATCGATGCTGCCTGTGGACAGTTGGCGGGCGATATTCGAGATAGAACCAAGCGTTTAGCGAAAAAACGCATGCAAGAGAACCAAATATCAGTCACAATAAACTAA
- a CDS encoding RodZ domain-containing protein: MTNKQINMLKDEADTHQDRLDSETIGSLLRQSRENMGASVADIAGQLKLRPCIVKDIEADNFDQIASPTYVKGYVKNFARIVQADEKAILRCLNNQIHQDPDPEMQSFSRKTTRQTLDGRLMFATYLIAFILLALLVLWWVQKSDTLSSLDISKPSVEELADSQIDSNLSANISLDAGTSNAATGIENISDDLIEHVNDALSGNTSSIDTQAAEISESISTPTPTPELNDAPKPSSLIIDETEAQAKPVTQPVTLSANQAALILSFSADCWLNVTDATGKVLVNDLKKAGELLNISGKTPFKLTLGAPQAVSIKLNGKTVSLATFPRGRVARLTLPLAG, translated from the coding sequence ATGACTAATAAACAAATCAATATGCTAAAGGATGAAGCAGATACACACCAGGATAGACTCGATAGCGAAACGATAGGGTCACTGTTAAGACAATCCCGTGAAAACATGGGAGCCAGTGTTGCCGATATTGCCGGGCAACTGAAACTTAGACCCTGTATCGTTAAAGATATCGAAGCAGATAATTTTGATCAGATTGCATCTCCCACCTATGTGAAAGGTTATGTAAAAAACTTTGCCCGCATAGTTCAAGCCGATGAAAAGGCTATTTTACGTTGCTTGAATAATCAAATTCACCAAGATCCAGATCCTGAAATGCAAAGTTTTTCCCGTAAAACGACGCGACAGACACTGGATGGCAGACTCATGTTTGCCACTTACTTGATCGCCTTCATTTTATTGGCACTGCTAGTGTTATGGTGGGTGCAGAAGTCAGATACGCTCTCATCTCTCGACATTTCTAAGCCTAGCGTCGAAGAACTAGCAGACTCACAAATTGATTCAAACCTAAGTGCCAACATTTCTCTCGATGCTGGCACTAGTAATGCCGCTACTGGTATCGAAAACATCAGTGATGACTTAATTGAACATGTAAATGATGCCTTAAGTGGCAATACGTCCTCAATAGATACACAGGCTGCTGAGATTAGTGAGAGCATTTCTACACCTACACCTACACCTGAGCTAAATGACGCGCCTAAGCCAAGTTCATTAATTATTGATGAGACTGAGGCACAAGCTAAACCAGTTACTCAGCCTGTTACCCTGTCAGCCAATCAAGCTGCACTCATTTTGAGTTTTTCCGCTGATTGCTGGCTCAACGTGACAGATGCCACGGGTAAAGTGCTAGTTAACGATCTTAAAAAAGCGGGTGAACTGCTTAATATTTCTGGCAAAACGCCATTTAAATTAACCTTAGGTGCCCCACAAGCTGTGAGCATAAAGCTCAACGGTAAAACCGTAAGCTTGGCTACTTTCCCTCGTGGACGAGTGGCTCGATTAACCCTTCCTTTAGCTGGCTGA
- a CDS encoding YfgM family protein, which yields MEIYSTEEQQVDAIKQFWKDYGSSIAVGAVVGLGGLFGWNYYSDHQITQAELASEAFQAVSASNISDNGMLTAAENFAKDHSQKGYQSLLELIVAKAAVEAGDLEKAEATLKSVVASAPDKGLVMVATMRLARVQAEQGQIATAITTLSQVSDPAFTAQRDELKGDFLVRKGDDEQAKAAYQAAVKNGGTSASPALQMKLDNLNKA from the coding sequence GTGGAAATTTATAGCACAGAAGAACAACAAGTAGATGCTATCAAACAGTTTTGGAAAGATTATGGATCGTCTATCGCTGTAGGTGCCGTAGTTGGTCTAGGTGGTTTATTTGGCTGGAACTATTATTCCGATCACCAAATTACACAAGCCGAGTTGGCATCTGAAGCCTTCCAGGCTGTGAGTGCCAGCAATATTTCTGATAACGGTATGTTAACCGCGGCAGAAAATTTTGCTAAAGATCACAGCCAGAAAGGTTATCAGTCACTGCTTGAGCTGATTGTGGCCAAAGCGGCTGTTGAAGCCGGTGATCTAGAAAAAGCGGAAGCGACACTGAAAAGCGTCGTTGCCTCTGCACCGGATAAGGGTCTAGTCATGGTTGCGACCATGCGCTTAGCACGCGTTCAAGCGGAGCAAGGCCAAATCGCAACGGCTATAACTACCTTAAGCCAGGTCTCAGATCCAGCCTTCACGGCACAGAGAGACGAGCTTAAAGGTGATTTTCTGGTGCGTAAAGGGGATGACGAGCAAGCTAAAGCTGCTTATCAGGCCGCCGTTAAAAACGGTGGCACGAGTGCAAGCCCTGCGCTACAGATGAAATTAGACAATTTGAACAAGGCATAA
- the der gene encoding ribosome biogenesis GTPase Der, whose amino-acid sequence MIPVVALVGRPNVGKSTLFNRLTRTRDALVADFPGLTRDRKYGRASLSGYEFIVVDTGGIDGTEEGIEVHMAEQSLAAIEEADVVLFLTDARAGLTAADHAIADHLRRRDKTTFVVANKVDGIDADSACAEFWALGLGEVYQMAASQGRGVTNMIEYALAPYAEALGLHRNDEGDIEVEEREYSEEEAEAEQKRLQDLPIKLAIIGKPNVGKSTLINRILGEERVVVYDSPGTTRDSIYIPMEREGREYVLIDTAGVRRRSKVHETVEKFSVIKTLKAIEDCNVVLLIIDAREGIAEQDLGLLGFALNAGRALVIAVNKWDGINQEIKDRVKSELDRRLGFIDFARIHFISALHGTGVGHLYESVEEAYDSATRRVSTSMLTRIMQMAQDDHQPPLVNGRRVKLKYAHAGGYNPPIVVVHGNQVKKLPDSYKRYMMNYYRRSLKVMGTPIQVRFQDGANPFEGLHTKRLTVSQERRRKRMMSHIRDNDKK is encoded by the coding sequence ATGATTCCAGTTGTGGCCCTTGTTGGGCGACCCAATGTCGGTAAGTCGACCCTATTTAATCGCCTTACCCGCACCAGAGATGCTTTGGTTGCCGACTTTCCAGGGCTAACTCGGGATCGTAAATATGGTCGCGCTTCCCTATCAGGCTATGAGTTTATCGTAGTCGATACCGGTGGTATCGATGGCACCGAAGAGGGCATAGAAGTTCATATGGCCGAACAGTCCTTAGCCGCGATTGAAGAAGCGGATGTGGTTCTGTTTCTCACCGATGCCAGAGCGGGCTTAACAGCTGCCGACCATGCGATTGCCGATCATCTTCGTCGACGTGATAAGACTACTTTTGTAGTTGCCAACAAGGTAGATGGTATAGATGCCGACTCTGCCTGTGCCGAGTTTTGGGCCTTAGGCCTGGGTGAGGTCTATCAAATGGCTGCATCACAGGGACGCGGCGTAACCAACATGATTGAGTATGCCCTGGCTCCTTATGCCGAGGCGCTCGGCCTGCATCGTAATGATGAAGGTGATATAGAGGTTGAGGAAAGAGAGTACAGCGAAGAAGAAGCCGAAGCCGAGCAGAAGCGTCTTCAGGATCTACCGATAAAGCTTGCGATTATCGGTAAGCCTAACGTTGGTAAGTCTACCTTGATTAACCGTATCTTGGGTGAAGAGCGTGTGGTCGTATATGACTCGCCGGGAACCACTCGAGATAGTATCTATATCCCTATGGAGCGAGAAGGGCGTGAATACGTGCTTATCGATACTGCTGGTGTTCGTCGCCGCAGTAAAGTCCATGAGACAGTCGAGAAATTTTCTGTCATTAAGACACTTAAAGCAATCGAAGACTGTAATGTGGTGCTATTGATCATCGACGCCCGTGAAGGTATTGCAGAGCAAGATCTTGGTTTGTTGGGCTTCGCCCTTAACGCTGGTCGCGCTTTGGTCATTGCCGTCAACAAGTGGGACGGTATCAATCAAGAAATTAAAGACAGAGTTAAGAGTGAACTGGATCGTCGCCTAGGCTTCATCGATTTTGCTCGCATTCACTTTATCTCAGCACTTCATGGTACTGGTGTTGGTCATCTTTATGAGTCGGTAGAAGAAGCTTATGACAGTGCTACGCGCCGCGTAAGTACGTCTATGCTGACACGCATCATGCAGATGGCGCAAGACGATCACCAGCCACCTTTGGTTAATGGTCGCCGCGTTAAGCTTAAATATGCCCATGCCGGTGGTTACAACCCACCAATCGTGGTGGTTCATGGTAATCAGGTTAAGAAACTTCCGGATTCCTATAAGCGTTACATGATGAACTACTATCGTCGTTCGCTTAAAGTTATGGGTACGCCTATTCAGGTGCGCTTCCAAGACGGTGCTAACCCGTTTGAAGGCTTGCACA